In the genome of Rhodoplanes sp. Z2-YC6860, one region contains:
- a CDS encoding sensor histidine kinase, giving the protein MVNETGIDPAGGTLNFARQIFPAMSGSRAPFESPPGAAPAENPRKIVPAGVIPKQAFQLTPRQTGGRIMSGQTGEAGFPMLVRRVPIHDRQDRKPYDVLAAELEAALAREETYLREKKELSERQAMLAQEFEHRLVNGMQVIASLLSLQSRSAKTPEATDQLMIAARRVASLARVHRRLHLLDHQERVEFKVYLQNLCEDLSALLSQDGSGYAIVVEGADVEIPTTRAIPLGFIVNELVTNAAKYAEGHVTVRIEAASQADRRLSVIDDGPGLPAGFNPEHGNGLGMKIVLSLVQQIGGELRILPGDNGRGTRFTVNF; this is encoded by the coding sequence ATGGTGAACGAGACTGGGATTGATCCCGCAGGTGGAACGCTGAACTTCGCACGGCAGATATTCCCCGCGATGTCCGGATCACGCGCTCCCTTCGAGAGCCCTCCGGGTGCAGCGCCCGCCGAGAATCCCCGGAAGATCGTCCCGGCGGGCGTAATTCCAAAGCAGGCCTTTCAGCTCACACCGCGACAAACAGGAGGGCGAATCATGAGTGGACAAACAGGCGAAGCCGGCTTTCCGATGCTCGTTCGGAGAGTGCCAATTCATGATCGGCAGGACCGAAAGCCCTACGACGTTCTGGCAGCCGAATTGGAGGCTGCGCTCGCACGCGAGGAGACATATCTGCGAGAGAAGAAAGAGCTTTCGGAGCGCCAGGCTATGCTGGCTCAGGAGTTCGAGCATCGGCTGGTCAACGGCATGCAGGTGATCGCCAGTCTTCTGTCGTTGCAGAGCCGGTCCGCGAAGACGCCGGAAGCGACTGATCAACTAATGATCGCGGCCCGTCGCGTCGCGTCGCTGGCACGCGTGCATCGCCGGCTGCATCTTCTCGATCATCAGGAGCGTGTCGAGTTCAAGGTATATCTCCAGAACCTGTGCGAAGACCTGTCCGCGTTGTTGTCCCAAGACGGCAGCGGCTACGCCATTGTGGTCGAAGGCGCGGACGTCGAGATCCCAACGACGCGTGCGATCCCACTCGGCTTCATCGTCAACGAGCTCGTCACCAATGCTGCCAAATACGCGGAGGGCCACGTTACCGTTCGGATCGAAGCCGCGTCGCAAGCCGATCGGCGCTTATCGGTCATCGACGACGGGCCAGGACTCCCTGCCGGGTTCAACCCAGAGCACGGCAACGGGCTGGGAATGAAAATCGTGTTGTCACTCGTGCAGCAGATCGGCGGCGAGCTGCGCATCCTGCCTGGCGACAACGGGCGCGGCACGCGTTTCACGGTCAATTTCTGA
- a CDS encoding PRC-barrel domain-containing protein, with the protein MSMKYLAAAMLASTLLSVPAFAESVQKSVSANVATSQAAMQQVGTWRTSKLIGLNVYNNEDKIGDINELISDSSGRIDSVVIGVGGFLGMGERNVVLAWNQLKFGMEPRSANAASKSTTTSSTTGAGAPVVTKTTTTAGNLDHPDHAVVNISKDQLALLPVFKYLSDTNTPPTAPSQSR; encoded by the coding sequence ATGTCTATGAAATACCTGGCGGCAGCAATGCTCGCCTCGACCTTATTGTCCGTTCCGGCATTTGCAGAATCCGTTCAGAAGTCGGTCAGCGCGAACGTAGCGACCTCGCAGGCTGCGATGCAGCAGGTAGGGACGTGGCGGACTTCAAAGCTGATCGGCCTCAATGTCTACAACAACGAGGATAAGATCGGCGACATCAATGAACTGATCTCCGATTCATCCGGCAGGATCGACTCCGTCGTGATCGGTGTGGGTGGCTTTCTAGGCATGGGCGAACGAAACGTCGTCCTGGCGTGGAATCAACTCAAATTTGGCATGGAGCCTCGCTCCGCCAACGCGGCCTCCAAGTCCACCACAACTTCCAGCACGACTGGCGCCGGCGCTCCGGTCGTGACCAAGACGACGACAACGGCCGGAAACCTCGACCATCCTGACCATGCCGTCGTGAACATCTCGAAGGACCAACTGGCGTTGCTACCGGTGTTCAAATATCTGAGCGACACCAACACGCCGCCGACGGCGCCGTCCCAGTCACGCTGA
- a CDS encoding BA14K family protein → MHTSSKIIAVALLTAAAPWFVSTASALPASSPLALHTAVAPTFEAVRYRGRGYVGAGIGLAAGAIIGGAILNATQPRGYYGYDGGYGYGAYGYDQGYGGYDSDYVEAPSYRYGPGPVYRQSYVEGGNDAGYCQQRYRSYDPASGTYLGYDGLRHPC, encoded by the coding sequence ATGCATACGTCTTCCAAGATCATTGCCGTTGCGCTGTTGACCGCTGCGGCACCGTGGTTTGTTTCGACCGCTTCGGCGCTGCCGGCGTCGTCGCCACTCGCCCTTCACACCGCTGTGGCGCCCACCTTTGAGGCCGTGCGCTATCGCGGTCGCGGCTACGTCGGTGCAGGCATCGGCCTTGCCGCCGGTGCGATTATCGGCGGGGCAATCCTGAACGCGACACAACCGCGCGGTTACTACGGCTACGACGGCGGTTATGGCTACGGTGCCTATGGTTACGATCAGGGCTACGGTGGCTACGATTCCGATTATGTCGAAGCCCCGAGCTATCGTTACGGTCCGGGCCCCGTGTACCGCCAGAGCTACGTCGAGGGAGGCAATGATGCCGGCTATTGCCAGCAGCGCTATCGCTCCTATGACCCGGCCTCTGGCACCTATCTCGGTTACGACGGCCTGCGCCATCCGTGTTGA
- a CDS encoding GlsB/YeaQ/YmgE family stress response membrane protein produces MHLTSESLLIVLLVGVIAGWLAGQIMRGTGFGLIGDLIIGIIGAFIGGWLLPQLGIHLGAGIVGEIVNATIGAMLLLFILSVLRGRGTFSSWGWGRR; encoded by the coding sequence ATGCATCTCACCAGCGAAAGTCTGCTCATCGTGCTGTTGGTTGGGGTCATCGCGGGATGGCTGGCCGGCCAGATCATGCGAGGCACAGGCTTTGGTCTGATCGGTGATCTCATCATTGGAATCATTGGTGCGTTCATCGGTGGCTGGCTGCTGCCCCAACTCGGCATCCATCTCGGCGCCGGCATTGTCGGTGAAATCGTCAATGCCACGATCGGTGCAATGCTGTTGCTGTTTATCCTGAGCGTGTTGCGGGGGCGCGGCACTTTCAGCAGCTGGGGATGGGGCAGGCGTTAG
- a CDS encoding Crp/Fnr family transcriptional regulator, translating to MAKRSRTPQKSRGVQRFDPVEFLETAAKGRIISTHQKKQVIFAQGDLADSVIYIKKGKVKVTVVSKQGKEAVVAILGADQFLGEGCLIGQPKRLATATAMTDCVTMRVEKVEILQVLQDEPTFSKMFISHILARNARIEEDLVDQLFNSTEKRLARVLLLLANFGKEGRPEPIVAKISQETLAEMIGTTRSRVSHFMNKFRQMGFIDYNGHLEIHSSLLSVVLNDQKSNVVAAPRI from the coding sequence ATGGCCAAGCGGAGCCGAACCCCTCAAAAGTCGAGGGGCGTGCAGCGATTCGATCCTGTTGAATTCCTGGAGACGGCGGCCAAGGGCCGCATCATCTCAACGCATCAAAAGAAGCAGGTCATCTTCGCGCAAGGCGATCTCGCAGATTCAGTGATCTATATCAAAAAAGGCAAAGTGAAAGTCACCGTCGTTTCCAAGCAAGGCAAGGAAGCCGTGGTCGCGATCCTCGGAGCGGACCAATTCCTGGGTGAAGGCTGCCTGATCGGGCAGCCGAAGCGCCTGGCGACGGCAACGGCAATGACCGACTGCGTAACAATGCGGGTGGAAAAGGTCGAGATCCTTCAGGTTCTTCAAGATGAGCCGACATTCTCCAAAATGTTCATTTCGCATATCTTGGCCAGAAACGCGCGCATAGAAGAGGACTTGGTCGATCAGCTCTTCAACTCCACCGAGAAGCGGCTTGCCCGCGTGCTGCTGCTGCTGGCGAACTTTGGCAAAGAGGGGCGGCCGGAGCCGATCGTTGCCAAGATCAGCCAGGAGACTCTTGCGGAGATGATCGGCACCACGCGCTCACGCGTCAGTCATTTCATGAACAAGTTTCGACAGATGGGATTTATCGACTACAACGGCCATCTCGAAATTCACAGCTCGCTGCTGAGCGTTGTTCTGAACGACCAGAAATCCAACGTCGTGGCGGCACCGCGGATATAA
- a CDS encoding cold-shock protein, with amino-acid sequence MAIGTVKWFNPTKGYGFVQPQSGGKDVFVHISAVERAGLSTLNEGAVIEYDIVANKGKESAENIKVK; translated from the coding sequence GTGGCGATAGGCACCGTGAAGTGGTTCAACCCGACCAAAGGATACGGCTTCGTTCAGCCCCAGAGCGGCGGAAAGGACGTGTTCGTCCATATCTCGGCCGTGGAACGAGCGGGGCTGAGCACGCTCAATGAGGGCGCAGTGATCGAATATGATATTGTCGCCAACAAGGGCAAGGAATCAGCGGAAAATATCAAAGTAAAGTAG
- a CDS encoding class I mannose-6-phosphate isomerase, which translates to MTIEQAIAHSLSKPWGVADPRPWSRAGRGDNTIGEIWYERSGLAAAAPALLLKLLFTNQPLSIQVHPGDAYARSIGLPNGKTEAWYVLSAASEAKVALGLKRHLTPQEMRQAVEDGSISDLVVWQGVWAGDTVFVPAGTIHAIGAGLVIAEIQQRSDATFRLFDHGRGRALHIDNAIAVADAGPAGIQVAPSRLGPGRVLLASNALFTFEKMDLAPKSAWCLEAKQETWALIIGGGARAGSFNVAMGDAIFAQSDRVDIRAGVVGLSGLLAYAGRFDPEVLQCVDKETIQ; encoded by the coding sequence ATGACGATTGAGCAGGCGATCGCGCATTCACTATCCAAACCCTGGGGCGTTGCAGATCCACGTCCGTGGAGCCGCGCAGGCCGCGGCGACAATACAATCGGTGAAATTTGGTACGAACGCTCCGGCTTGGCAGCTGCTGCTCCTGCTCTGCTGTTGAAGCTGCTGTTCACCAACCAGCCCCTTTCAATCCAGGTTCACCCTGGCGATGCGTATGCGCGGTCAATCGGTTTGCCCAACGGCAAGACCGAAGCTTGGTATGTCTTGAGCGCCGCTTCGGAGGCTAAGGTTGCCCTGGGTCTGAAACGGCATCTGACCCCGCAGGAGATGCGTCAGGCCGTGGAAGACGGCTCGATTTCGGACCTCGTGGTGTGGCAGGGGGTGTGGGCTGGCGACACCGTCTTTGTTCCCGCCGGAACTATTCACGCGATCGGCGCGGGGCTCGTGATCGCAGAAATCCAGCAACGCAGCGACGCGACATTCCGGCTTTTCGATCATGGCCGCGGCCGAGCACTTCATATCGACAACGCCATCGCCGTGGCGGATGCCGGGCCGGCCGGTATTCAGGTCGCACCGTCCCGGTTGGGCCCGGGGCGGGTTCTTCTGGCTTCAAACGCTCTCTTCACGTTTGAAAAGATGGATCTGGCGCCAAAGTCGGCTTGGTGCCTGGAAGCGAAACAAGAGACTTGGGCTCTCATCATCGGCGGTGGTGCTCGAGCCGGCTCATTCAATGTTGCAATGGGTGACGCGATTTTCGCGCAATCCGATCGCGTCGACATTCGAGCAGGGGTGGTCGGCTTGTCGGGTCTACTGGCATACGCGGGCCGTTTCGACCCAGAAGTGCTGCAGTGCGTCGACAAGGAAACAATCCAATGA
- a CDS encoding glycosyltransferase family 4 protein: MTPLQRVAFIGNHLPRRCGIATFTHDLHRAVSLYRLDLETGVVVMTDAGRIYDYPVAVQFQINDEVIGEYIQAADFLNDARFDVVCLQHEYGIFGGEAGRNIVELLSRLEMPVVTTLHTILAKPTSVQHEVMSQIIDASSKLIVMAEKGRELLRSVHSVPARKIEIIPHGIPDFPFLEPHHAKAKLGLAGKTILTFGLLSPSKGIETVIDAMPTIIKSCPSALYVVLGATHPNLLRNEGETYRDRLMARVRELGVEEHVTFCNQFVDQATLLDYISMCDVYVTPYLNEFQMTSGTLAYSFGLGKTVVSTPYWHAKELLADGRGILVPFSDSAAIGREISGLLTNNVRSLAMRKRAYASSRSMTWAQVAKRYVAVFADAHERALHEAVLPLSSVDVPTKVAVVPEVKIDHFLSLCDNTGILQHAVYSVADRSHGYCVDDNARALLLSCALAYSGDAQLLSEINTARFAAFVQHAWNPASRRFRNFMSYDRRWLEEAGSEDSHGRTLWALAECARADSDPSRRVWAAALFKTALPAVEEFSSPRAWAFSLLGLNAYCALAAGDLFANGMRKLLADRLMALFVANQHDDWLWFENVLAYDNARLPHALIQTGLATNTAPYVATGLRSLGWLMSFQTASSGSFRPVGSKSFGKIRQKPDAFDQQPVEAAATIAACLAAERVNGDEEWSQAAMRAFAWFLGENDLHMALIDPSTGSCSDGLHPDRSNENKGAESVLSYLLALVEIRQFVATSSVVRTKPASKLSSNGNGAGLPRLPPGSIFVPIQIPEPAEPLPASGPGQGRRQALQTGD, encoded by the coding sequence ATGACCCCGCTTCAGCGGGTTGCATTCATCGGGAATCATCTGCCTCGTCGCTGTGGCATCGCGACCTTCACCCATGACCTTCATCGGGCGGTTTCGCTCTATCGGCTTGATCTGGAGACCGGCGTGGTGGTGATGACGGACGCCGGTCGTATCTACGATTATCCGGTTGCCGTTCAATTTCAAATCAATGACGAAGTCATCGGCGAATATATTCAAGCCGCAGATTTTCTGAACGATGCTCGGTTTGATGTCGTTTGCCTCCAACACGAGTACGGGATCTTCGGTGGGGAGGCGGGACGGAACATCGTTGAACTTCTGTCGCGACTCGAAATGCCCGTTGTGACAACGCTTCACACGATCCTGGCCAAGCCAACATCCGTTCAGCATGAGGTCATGAGTCAGATCATCGACGCTTCGTCAAAGCTCATTGTCATGGCGGAAAAAGGCCGCGAGTTGCTTCGTTCCGTCCATAGCGTGCCGGCGCGCAAGATCGAGATCATACCGCACGGAATACCCGACTTTCCTTTTCTGGAGCCCCATCATGCCAAAGCCAAGCTCGGCTTGGCCGGAAAGACTATCCTGACATTTGGTCTGCTGTCGCCGAGCAAGGGCATCGAGACCGTGATCGATGCGATGCCGACAATCATCAAGTCCTGTCCGAGCGCGCTCTATGTTGTCCTCGGCGCAACCCATCCCAATCTTCTCCGGAATGAAGGTGAAACCTATCGCGACAGATTGATGGCCCGTGTACGGGAACTTGGTGTCGAGGAACACGTCACCTTTTGCAATCAGTTCGTCGATCAAGCGACGCTGCTAGATTACATTTCAATGTGTGACGTCTATGTCACGCCCTATCTCAATGAATTCCAGATGACATCGGGCACGCTGGCTTACAGTTTTGGGCTGGGCAAGACCGTCGTGTCGACACCGTATTGGCACGCTAAGGAACTGTTGGCCGATGGGCGCGGCATTCTGGTGCCATTTAGCGACTCTGCGGCGATCGGCCGCGAAATTTCCGGCCTTCTGACCAATAACGTCCGTAGTCTGGCGATGCGCAAACGTGCCTATGCGTCGAGCCGCTCGATGACATGGGCGCAGGTTGCGAAACGTTATGTTGCGGTTTTCGCAGACGCTCACGAAAGAGCCCTTCACGAAGCGGTACTTCCGCTCAGTTCAGTAGATGTCCCGACCAAGGTGGCGGTCGTTCCAGAGGTGAAGATCGACCATTTCCTTTCGCTCTGTGACAATACTGGGATTCTCCAACACGCCGTCTACTCGGTCGCGGACCGTTCGCACGGCTATTGTGTCGACGATAACGCTCGCGCCCTGCTGCTTTCGTGCGCATTGGCATATTCCGGCGACGCACAACTCCTGTCCGAGATCAACACCGCGCGTTTTGCAGCCTTCGTTCAACACGCTTGGAATCCGGCTTCACGCCGGTTCCGGAATTTCATGAGCTACGATCGCCGGTGGCTGGAAGAGGCGGGCTCGGAGGACAGCCATGGTCGGACGCTGTGGGCGCTCGCCGAATGCGCTCGAGCGGATAGCGATCCGTCTCGCCGTGTCTGGGCTGCGGCACTTTTCAAGACCGCGCTTCCTGCTGTCGAGGAATTCTCATCGCCGCGAGCCTGGGCGTTCTCGCTGCTCGGATTGAACGCCTATTGCGCGCTGGCGGCTGGAGATCTTTTCGCCAACGGCATGCGCAAGCTGTTGGCCGACAGGCTGATGGCCTTGTTCGTTGCGAACCAGCACGACGATTGGCTCTGGTTTGAAAACGTTCTTGCCTACGACAATGCGCGCCTGCCGCACGCGTTGATTCAAACGGGACTGGCGACCAATACGGCCCCATATGTAGCGACCGGCCTCCGGTCGCTCGGGTGGCTGATGTCCTTTCAGACCGCGTCGTCGGGAAGCTTCCGGCCGGTTGGTTCCAAAAGCTTCGGCAAAATACGCCAAAAGCCTGATGCGTTCGATCAGCAGCCGGTCGAGGCAGCCGCGACGATTGCCGCCTGCCTCGCAGCGGAACGCGTGAATGGTGATGAAGAGTGGAGCCAAGCCGCGATGCGTGCGTTCGCCTGGTTTCTGGGAGAGAACGACCTGCATATGGCCCTGATCGATCCCAGCACGGGAAGTTGTTCGGATGGGCTTCATCCGGACCGTTCCAATGAGAACAAGGGCGCAGAATCAGTATTGTCGTATCTGCTTGCTCTCGTTGAGATACGACAGTTCGTTGCCACTTCCTCAGTGGTCCGGACCAAGCCCGCGTCAAAATTATCATCGAATGGCAACGGAGCGGGTCTGCCTCGATTGCCCCCAGGGAGCATCTTTGTCCCAATCCAAATTCCTGAACCGGCAGAGCCTCTACCTGCGTCCGGACCCGGCCAGGGTCGTCGTCAGGCCCTTCAAACCGGCGACTGA
- a CDS encoding glycoside hydrolase family 130 protein has product MSQSKFLNRQSLYLRPDPARVVVRPFKPATEPRDLNPTDKVRANHIVDRVLRLDPEASAQQLREVLENFEGRHRNLLDVFEARAAEMEDALEPHEPLNKTKRCLIGAYFLNEYSFEASALFNPSIVRHPDQTGAPENGCRFILSLRAVGEGHVSSLTFRSGFIAADGSITVDPTARLASTPKIRSGTPAAAGGEVEVVFRPEEELSERVIFPVTSSQSNGIEDARFVEFNDAGQKTFYATYTAYSGRVIRSELLTTTDFQSFRMTPLRGSAAGNKGMALFPRKIDGRYAMIARQDNENLYLVYSDDLYSWEGGQSFLRPEYPWEFVQIGNCGSPIELDDCWLLLIHGVGPVRKYSIGAVLLDKNDPSKILARSREPLVRPEPTEREGYVPNVVYTCGAMRHRDQIILPYAISDTYSNFATIKIQALMQAVAG; this is encoded by the coding sequence TTGTCCCAATCCAAATTCCTGAACCGGCAGAGCCTCTACCTGCGTCCGGACCCGGCCAGGGTCGTCGTCAGGCCCTTCAAACCGGCGACTGAGCCGAGAGATCTCAATCCGACCGACAAGGTCCGCGCCAATCATATTGTCGACCGGGTGCTTCGGCTCGATCCCGAGGCCTCGGCGCAACAATTGCGCGAGGTACTGGAAAACTTTGAAGGTCGTCACAGGAACTTGCTCGATGTATTCGAAGCGCGGGCCGCAGAAATGGAGGATGCGCTCGAACCGCACGAACCATTGAACAAGACGAAGCGCTGCCTGATTGGAGCCTATTTTCTCAACGAATATTCATTTGAGGCATCGGCCCTGTTCAATCCAAGCATCGTCCGACATCCCGACCAGACTGGCGCGCCCGAGAATGGCTGCCGATTTATCTTGAGCTTGCGCGCCGTCGGCGAGGGACACGTTTCATCGTTGACCTTTCGATCCGGTTTCATCGCTGCAGACGGCAGCATCACTGTCGATCCGACCGCTCGTCTGGCTTCTACCCCGAAAATCCGAAGCGGGACGCCTGCCGCTGCTGGCGGTGAGGTCGAAGTGGTATTCCGTCCGGAAGAAGAATTGAGTGAACGTGTGATCTTTCCGGTCACCAGTTCGCAATCAAACGGCATCGAGGACGCGCGGTTCGTCGAATTCAACGACGCTGGGCAGAAAACCTTCTATGCCACGTACACGGCATACAGCGGCAGAGTGATTCGGTCGGAGCTGCTGACCACAACAGACTTCCAATCGTTCAGAATGACGCCGCTCAGGGGCTCGGCAGCGGGCAACAAGGGCATGGCTTTGTTTCCCCGCAAAATCGATGGCCGCTACGCCATGATCGCCCGGCAGGACAACGAGAATCTTTATCTGGTCTACTCCGACGATCTTTATTCATGGGAGGGTGGTCAGTCTTTTCTGCGACCCGAATATCCATGGGAGTTTGTTCAGATCGGAAATTGCGGCTCGCCGATCGAGTTGGACGACTGTTGGCTGCTGCTGATCCACGGCGTCGGGCCAGTCAGGAAATATTCGATCGGTGCGGTTCTCTTGGACAAGAACGATCCATCCAAGATCCTGGCGCGTTCGCGCGAGCCGTTGGTTCGCCCCGAGCCTACAGAGCGCGAGGGCTATGTTCCCAACGTGGTCTACACTTGCGGCGCCATGCGTCATCGCGATCAGATCATCCTGCCGTATGCGATATCCGACACATATTCCAATTTTGCGACGATCAAGATCCAAGCGTTGATGCAAGCGGTTGCTGGTTAG
- a CDS encoding DUF1488 domain-containing protein: MRLTRGDLLGYDVDRMVVQFTMLHQDRIIQCAISSAAMDALEGGGEVKSDQRVAQFARLRDVIEERTERRFFENVPTTDRPVILRSNDFYGLGTVRARPLHD; this comes from the coding sequence ATGCGTTTGACGCGAGGAGATCTGCTGGGTTACGACGTCGACCGAATGGTTGTTCAATTCACGATGCTCCATCAGGATCGAATCATCCAATGCGCGATCAGCAGCGCGGCAATGGATGCTCTCGAAGGTGGCGGCGAGGTGAAATCGGATCAGCGCGTAGCGCAATTTGCGCGCCTGCGGGACGTAATCGAAGAGCGGACCGAGCGCCGATTCTTTGAAAATGTTCCTACTACCGATCGCCCGGTGATCTTACGTTCGAACGACTTCTACGGTTTGGGCACAGTCAGGGCCCGGCCACTGCATGACTGA
- a CDS encoding GlcG/HbpS family heme-binding protein translates to MRSSSTAAAYLIATVALLQPAHAEPPQGVVMVRDLSLQLAKQIAQAALDHCRAQNFKVGVSVVDRGAHVLISIRDDGTAHHVIELAERKAYTARIFRQTTGQFVDRIISNPRSQGLKDTKGVLASLGGVPIKVGDDTIGSVGVSGAPGGQNDEDCAAAGVAKVADQLK, encoded by the coding sequence ATGCGTTCAAGTTCGACCGCTGCCGCGTATCTTATTGCCACCGTTGCACTCTTACAGCCCGCGCACGCCGAGCCGCCGCAGGGCGTTGTCATGGTGCGCGACTTGTCGCTCCAGCTGGCCAAGCAGATCGCACAGGCAGCACTGGACCATTGCCGCGCTCAGAACTTCAAGGTCGGTGTGTCTGTCGTGGACCGTGGAGCGCATGTGCTGATATCGATTCGCGACGATGGAACTGCTCACCACGTTATCGAATTGGCCGAGCGCAAAGCCTACACCGCCCGCATTTTCCGTCAGACAACGGGGCAGTTTGTTGACCGCATCATCAGTAATCCGCGCTCGCAAGGGCTCAAAGACACCAAGGGAGTGCTGGCCTCGCTCGGCGGCGTACCGATCAAAGTCGGTGACGATACGATTGGCAGTGTCGGCGTGAGTGGCGCGCCGGGCGGCCAGAACGACGAGGACTGCGCTGCGGCCGGCGTCGCCAAAGTAGCCGATCAGTTGAAATAG